From Quercus robur chromosome 8, dhQueRobu3.1, whole genome shotgun sequence:
CTGGGTGCTTCTTATGATGTCCCATCACTAGTGGAGAAGCTTCTGCATCAACTTGCCAGCAAGCAAATGATTGTTGTGAATGTTTATGATACAACTAATGCATCTGCTCCCATCAACATGTATGGTGATGAAGTTACTGATACTGGCCTCTTACAAACAAGCAACCTTGATTTTGGGGATCCACAACGGAAGCATGAGATGCATTGCAGGTTAGCTCCCACATGTTATCATGTCTACATGTCAGCCTAAGATAACGAGTCACATATTTTTCGATGGTTCTAATTGTGTTCCTTTGATTGCAGGTTTAAGCAGAAACCTCCTTTACCATGGACGGCGATAAATGCATCAGTTGGACTCCTAGTTATTACTTTGCTTGTTGGACATATCTTTTATGCAGCCATAAATCGAATTGCAAAAGTGGAGGAGGCTTGTCGTATAATGACAAAGCTCAAAGTTCGTGCTGAAGCTGCAGATGTGGCAAAAACTCAGGTGCACTTTAGTTCCGGTCTTCTTTTTGTGTAGATCCTTTGGCATTAGCAATAAAAGATTTAGGTGACTCATAACTGCAGGATGATTCTCTATATTTCTCATAGTAATGGGTTTTACATTCACAGCTTTAGATCATAACATCATGAGTTTcacatttctcattttttttcccatctccTTGTAAATTTATTTCTGATgtaaattttcttcaaattatcCTGTAACTGAGTTTTTCTCTTCTTGCAGTTTCTTGCAACTGTTTCCCATGAGATCAGGACTCCAATGAATGGTGTTTTAGGTATAATAAGTCTGTCAATTACAAAGTATATTGTGTGAATCCTGTCAAGATTAATTAACAAGATACTATTTCCAATCATGTTACAGGTATGCTGCAAATGCTGATGGACACTGATCTTAATCCAAACCAACTGGATTATGCTCAAACTGCTCATGCTAGTGGAAAAGATCTCATAGCACTGATAAATGAGGTTCTTGATCAGGCTAAAATAGAATCAGGCAGGCTTGAGCTTGAAGCTGTACCTTTTGATCTGCGCGCTGTTCTTGATAATGTTTTATCACTTCTCTCAGGCAAATCTAACAAAAAAGGGATTGAGGTAAAACTAAGTTATTTTCTTTCTACTCCTTTACTTTATTCTTTTGCTGTTGTTGCTGATATCAGTTCTTATACAAACTTGAATGTGGGTGTTCCTTTGGGTGAGAGAAGTTGGCTGTTTATGTTTCCAATCAAGTACCGGAAGTAGTCATTGGTGACCCTGGACGGTTCAGGCAGATAATTACAAATCTTGTTGGAAATTCAATTAAGGTTAGTATTGCTTCTTGCTAGTCCTTGCAAAGATTCCTCTTatttaagattattattattaaaaaaatctcattgACATTCTGTTCTATATATCTATTGGATTATACTCTCCATGCAAATCCACATGTTTAACTTGTGCTACACATCCAATCAGATGATCATTTTTAGAACAGTCTGTTCTATATGGTCATGCATTCTTAAATAAAGCTTCTGGTTTCATAATTGTGGTTCCCTGACTTTTTACTTGTTTAAACTGCAGTTCACTAATGATGAAGGACATATATTTATCTCAGTGCATCTGGCAGATGAAGTGAGGGGCACACCAGTTATTATGGACCAAGTTCTGGGACAAGGCTTGAGTTTAGCTCATGACATGTCTGATGGAACTTATAAGACATTGAGTGGGATTCCTGTGGTTGACAGATGGAAAAGCTGGAAGTCTTTTAAAAAGTTGGGCAGTACAATTTCAATGGAGGAATCCGAAATGATCAAGTTACTAGTAACAGTTGAGGATACAGGAGTTGGAATTCCTCTGGAGGCACAAAGCCGTATTTTCACACCTTTCATGCAGGCTGACAGTTCCACTTCTCGAACATATGGTGGGACGGGAATAGGATTGAGCATTAGCGAACGTCTGGTGCATCTCATGGGTGGGGAGATAGGGTTTGTGAGTGAACCTGGCATTGGGagtactttttcatttactGGAGTTTTCAGGAAAGGAGAAACAAGTTCTCTGGATACAAAGTGGCAACAGTGTGATCCTTCTGTTTCAGAGTTCCAAGGATTGAGAGCATTGGTAATTGATAAAAGCAGCATCAGAGCTGAGGTTACAAGATATCATCTGCAGAGGTTGGGGATAACCGCGGATATAGCTTTCAGTTTGAAATTAGCTTGCTCTTATCTATCAAGTGCTTGCAAAACAAGGTAGATTTTACTTTGCTTGCTCTTTGGAGCATCggataccttttttttttttttttaaaagacaaaaaaaaataaaaaaattcgtCTGGTGAGCTGAACTCATCTTGAGTATCATTCTCAACTAAAAGCTTATTTGTTAAGGTTTAAGAGTTGcatcaaatattttttcttctcaaagcCCATATGTTGGACGTTTAAAGAAAGAGTTACTCTGCCTATCATAGAATTAAGGGAAATAGAGCatattattggtaaatgaattATAAAGATTTCTTACAATTTTACCGTACAACTCATGCTTGATTTGCTAACACATATTAATTGTTTGGTCTACAGTTTATCAACAAATTTGTCCATGGTCCTTATTGACAAAGATGTTTGGGATAAAGAAACCTGTCTCTCATTCCATCAGTTTCTCAAAGATCACAGGCAAAACAGCAGCACTGAAATTTCTATAAACCTTCCAAAGATATTTCTCTTGACTACCTCCATTAGCCCTAGAGAACGCTTTGAGATTAAATCTGCTGGTTTTGTGGATAATGTACTGATTAAGCCTCTTCGGTTAGGTGTCTTAATTGCCTGCCTCCAAGAAGCCTTTGCAAGTGGTAAGAAGGGGCAAGTAAGCAGAAAAAAACCATCTATACTTGGAATTTTACTAAGACAAAAGCGAATTTTGGTGGTGGATGACAATGTAGTTAATAGAAGAGTTGCAGAAGGTGCTCTATCAAAGTATGGAGCAATTGTGACCTGTGTAGAGAGTGGCAAGGCTGCTTTAGCAATGCTTAAGCCACCCCACAGTTTCGATGCTTGCTTTATGGATCTCCAGATGCCTGAAATGGATGGGTAATCAATCTTTTTTGCTCTTTAGTCCctaatttcctttttaatttttaaatgcaaaGGGATTTAGTGACTTATCTGACAAAACTGAGGACCTTACCAAGTTTGTTTGACAGCATGTAAAGAATGTGATGGGGGGCCTCACTTGAGGTTCTTGAGGCCAAAAGTCATCCTATCTCACTTAGAACTTTCACACcaggatttattttttattgctgtCTTTGTTACATTGATTGTGATAGAGTTATTTAATTCCTGTATATAAGTACTCCTTGAATATGGTTAATACTTAAATAGTAATGTTTCAGTTTAGTGGGGCATTGAGTGGATCATTGACCTAGTCAAttctgtaattttttgtttagtccagATTGGAaaactttagtttttttattaattagttattaaattattgttCACTTATTTGTTGTTAACTGGATTTTATGCCAATTGATCTTCAAGTTTAATAagtttagaaaaatgatatagaTTAAGAATACTTTTAGTTCTAGCATCTTATGGGAGGTTGCCCATTTAATAAATCCCATCCAGTGAATGGATTACATTCTTGTACCGTCTACAATTATGCAGGTTTGAAGCGACAAGGCAAATCCGCTGCATGGAGAGTAAGGTTAATAAGGAAATTGTGTCAGGGGATGCATCAATAGAGATGTTTGGGAATAAGGCTCATTGGCACACACCAATATTAGCTATGACAGCAGATGTGATTCAGGCTACAAATGAAGAGTGCATGAAGTGTGGGATGGATGATTATGTGTCAAAACCATTTGAAGAGGAACAACTTTATTCAGCAGTGGCACATTTCTTTGAGTCTGGTTGATGAACTGAACTAACATGATTGGTTCTTCATTACTGGTTTAGCCAAGCGGTTGATCTGTGTTACATTCGGGATTGACCCTCATAAATTAGAGCTATCTGGCTAATGACAAGCTTCACTGCTATGAGCTGGCAGTTAGGCTAATCCCAACTGCATTTGCCATCTTCATGAACATGGTAATTTCAGCATTACTCTAGCTGATGTTTTGAATTTGGACATGCATGTCAGCATCATATATGTTATCTACTGCATGAGGCATATTAACtttgcattttttatatttgttatttcgTTAGTAATAATGAAGACTCAATGATGTAGAATTTCGTATAAGATTTACTTTAAACCAGTACATGTCAGAGTAATATTCTAGTGTCTACGTTTGCACACAATCTTTAACTTTATCCTGCTAAAAAATGTTTATCATGGGTGCTCACTGACTAGTTATTTGCTTTCAGAAATCTTGGCGTGTGACCAAAGTAACAGGTTTAACAACTATATGCATATTGGAGGAGAGCAATCAAATGTTAGCAGTTTGTCCTAAACCATTCCACATTGCCTGATCACCCTCCAAGGACAATTTGAGAGAGGCTTTTTCTGTATATATCCACTGTTGCTACTAGTAGGCATGGCATACCGTGATTGGTGGAACATAAAGCACTCAGGAGaggatttttatttgtttgtaagTAAGTTAGTgcccctattttttatttattatgcatgTCTATTGAAGTAGGTAGGTTAAGGATAAAGTATGATGAAATCACCCAATTTTCTATCTGTGAGATGAATGATCTATTACCCTCATCTTCACAGTATTTGTATTAAAATGTGTAATtgaattgtaatatatat
This genomic window contains:
- the LOC126695202 gene encoding histidine kinase 2 isoform X2 — translated: MHRWVLVRMSLNCKLSGLNGRLPNCSKLKKAKEPLHGPNSVRKWRRKLLFFFCLLVSVVLGSIGFLLSFNHGTLWGKEKSPNSCEEKAQILLQHFNLSKNQLHALTSLLSESDQMTSLQCTKELGSKVQLSDGITCALSVTCSEMQQLHKQHRWVADNDEPRDQCPVQDENISRKDSLSMLDDSPVPFISQSKVYSISANNQICEKNILQSGALVDCVKEHCESFCTIIKVSWLLLVVAIVSCKMSGLHLQLWRNQKNKVGHQQLVAQQQQQQQQQKWQQQAHTPKGAGKWRKMLLLIFVLFGVITSIWLFWYLNKRIILRREETLANMCDERARMLQDQFNVSMNHVHALAILVSTFHHGKHPSAIDQKTFGAYTERTAFERPLTSGVAYALKVPHSERELFEKQHGWTIKKMETEDQTLVQDCIPEKLDPAPIHDEYAPVIFSQETVSHIVSIDMMSGKEDRENILRARATGKGVLTSPFKLLKSNHLGVVLTFAVYNTDLPLDATAEQRIEATVGYLGASYDVPSLVEKLLHQLASKQMIVVNVYDTTNASAPINMYGDEVTDTGLLQTSNLDFGDPQRKHEMHCRFKQKPPLPWTAINASVGLLVITLLVGHIFYAAINRIAKVEEACRIMTKLKVRAEAADVAKTQFLATVSHEIRTPMNGVLGMLQMLMDTDLNPNQLDYAQTAHASGKDLIALINEVLDQAKIESGRLELEAVPFDLRAVLDNVLSLLSGKSNKKGIELAVYVSNQVPEVVIGDPGRFRQIITNLVGNSIKFTNDEGHIFISVHLADEVRGTPVIMDQVLGQGLSLAHDMSDGTYKTLSGIPVVDRWKSWKSFKKLGSTISMEESEMIKLLVTVEDTGVGIPLEAQSRIFTPFMQADSSTSRTYGGTGIGLSISERLVHLMGGEIGFVSEPGIGSTFSFTGVFRKGETSSLDTKWQQCDPSVSEFQGLRALVIDKSSIRAEVTRYHLQRLGITADIAFSLKLACSYLSSACKTSLSTNLSMVLIDKDVWDKETCLSFHQFLKDHRQNSSTEISINLPKIFLLTTSISPRERFEIKSAGFVDNVLIKPLRLGVLIACLQEAFASGKKGQVSRKKPSILGILLRQKRILVVDDNVVNRRVAEGALSKYGAIVTCVESGKAALAMLKPPHSFDACFMDLQMPEMDGFEATRQIRCMESKVNKEIVSGDASIEMFGNKAHWHTPILAMTADVIQATNEECMKCGMDDYVSKPFEEEQLYSAVAHFFESG
- the LOC126695202 gene encoding histidine kinase 2 isoform X1 — its product is MTCSAGAGVFLKLSRLFVRMHRWVLVRMSLNCKLSGLNGRLPNCSKLKKAKEPLHGPNSVRKWRRKLLFFFCLLVSVVLGSIGFLLSFNHGTLWGKEKSPNSCEEKAQILLQHFNLSKNQLHALTSLLSESDQMTSLQCTKELGSKVQLSDGITCALSVTCSEMQQLHKQHRWVADNDEPRDQCPVQDENISRKDSLSMLDDSPVPFISQSKVYSISANNQICEKNILQSGALVDCVKEHCESFCTIIKVSWLLLVVAIVSCKMSGLHLQLWRNQKNKVGHQQLVAQQQQQQQQQKWQQQAHTPKGAGKWRKMLLLIFVLFGVITSIWLFWYLNKRIILRREETLANMCDERARMLQDQFNVSMNHVHALAILVSTFHHGKHPSAIDQKTFGAYTERTAFERPLTSGVAYALKVPHSERELFEKQHGWTIKKMETEDQTLVQDCIPEKLDPAPIHDEYAPVIFSQETVSHIVSIDMMSGKEDRENILRARATGKGVLTSPFKLLKSNHLGVVLTFAVYNTDLPLDATAEQRIEATVGYLGASYDVPSLVEKLLHQLASKQMIVVNVYDTTNASAPINMYGDEVTDTGLLQTSNLDFGDPQRKHEMHCRFKQKPPLPWTAINASVGLLVITLLVGHIFYAAINRIAKVEEACRIMTKLKVRAEAADVAKTQFLATVSHEIRTPMNGVLGMLQMLMDTDLNPNQLDYAQTAHASGKDLIALINEVLDQAKIESGRLELEAVPFDLRAVLDNVLSLLSGKSNKKGIELAVYVSNQVPEVVIGDPGRFRQIITNLVGNSIKFTNDEGHIFISVHLADEVRGTPVIMDQVLGQGLSLAHDMSDGTYKTLSGIPVVDRWKSWKSFKKLGSTISMEESEMIKLLVTVEDTGVGIPLEAQSRIFTPFMQADSSTSRTYGGTGIGLSISERLVHLMGGEIGFVSEPGIGSTFSFTGVFRKGETSSLDTKWQQCDPSVSEFQGLRALVIDKSSIRAEVTRYHLQRLGITADIAFSLKLACSYLSSACKTSLSTNLSMVLIDKDVWDKETCLSFHQFLKDHRQNSSTEISINLPKIFLLTTSISPRERFEIKSAGFVDNVLIKPLRLGVLIACLQEAFASGKKGQVSRKKPSILGILLRQKRILVVDDNVVNRRVAEGALSKYGAIVTCVESGKAALAMLKPPHSFDACFMDLQMPEMDGFEATRQIRCMESKVNKEIVSGDASIEMFGNKAHWHTPILAMTADVIQATNEECMKCGMDDYVSKPFEEEQLYSAVAHFFESG